The DNA sequence ACTCAATTACAAGGCACATTTGGAGTCATTAATCTTGCGTTAGTCGATAAACACCCGCTTGTTTTGCCGTTGCAGAAAATGTTAGCGATTTTCATAAATTATCGCCGAGACGTTGTGAGAAGGCGCACAGAATTTAGACTCAAACAGGCACAGGCGCGCGAACATGTAATCGAAGGACTCAAGAAAGCACTTGAGAACATCGAGCAGGTAATAAAAATTATTCGCGGCAATAACTCAGCAAGTGAGGCAAAATCAGCGTTACAGAACGAATTAAATTTTTCTGACATTCAGGCGCAGGCGATTCTTGATATGAGGTTGCAGAGACTCACGGGTCTTGAACGCAACAGACTCGACGAGGAGCAAAATAAAATCTTGGCCGACATTGCGTCATATGAGAGCATTCTATCAAGCAAAAAAGTTCTTGACGGCGTAATAAGTTCCGAGCTGAAGGAAATTGCTTCACGTTTCGGCGATAAAAGGCGCACAGAAATTATCACGGACTATGAAGAAGTTACGGACGAGGACATTATCCCGCAGACAGAAATTGTTGTAACGCTTTCGCAGGATGGATTTATCAAACGTCAGCCGGTGGAATTTTATAGACTTCAAGCGCGCGGAGGTAAAGGACGTAAAGGCGCAAATATTCAGGAAGATGACAGCATTTCAGCAGTGTGCGTAACTAACACTCACAGAGATTTATATTTCTTCACGAATCTTGGCCGCATAACTTCATTAAGGGGTCATGAGGTCCCGGAGACAAAATCAGGCAAGGGGAAACCTGTATCAAAAATTTTGCAGCTGATGGACAATGAAAGAATCGTAAAACTTTCTGACGGTAACAAATCAGATCAGAAATATGCATTTTTCATCACGCGCAAAGGTATAGCAAAACGTGTAGCATTCGATGATATAGGCCGTTGTAAGCAGCCTAAGAGAATCATAAATCTTGATGAGGGCGACGAGATTGCGCAGGTTGTCTTGACTTCCGGCGATGATGATTTATTGATAGTTACAAATTCAGCGCAGGCCTTGAAAGTGTCAGAGCAGCAATTTAGAGCTATGGGACGTACAGCAAGAGGAGTCAAAGCAATGACTCTTAGAACGGGCGATAAAATTTTAAGCTGTGATGTCGTTGATCCCGCAAAAAAAATGTTAGTTATCAGTGAACAAGGCAAGGGGAAGCGCGTAGATTTTGACTTCTTCACACCTCATAACCGCGGCGGAATGGGCATTAAAATAATGAATCTCAACAGTAAAACGGGAAATATTGCCGCAAGCCTCGCAGTTAAAGACGACGACGAATTATTATTGATGACAGCTAGGGGCATGATGATTCGCGTTAACATCAATGAAATTCGCGAACTTGGCCGAAGCGCAACAGGAACTATTATTGTGAGACTCAATGAGGGCGACTCGGTTGCAGATTGCAGCATAATAAAAGCTCCTGACGAGGACGAAAATTTACAGTCGACTCTCCCGTTTGACGACACAGAATCGGAGAATAACAATGAGAATAGCTAAAGACGGAATCGCGACAATAACATTTTTGATTCTCTGTACGTGTGCATTTGCGTTTATCTCGTGGATTCCTGCGCTTGTGATGGCGGTTATTGCATTATTTGTGATTTATTTCTTCAGGGATCCCGAACGGACAGCGGACTATAAGGACGGTTATTTTTTCTCGCCTGCTGATGGAAAAATTGTCGAGATCTCCGAGTCTGAACATGCTTTTACGGGTCAAGCTCTCAAAGTAGGAATCTTCATGAACGTTTTCAGCGTGCACGTAAATAGAGCACCTTGCACCGGACGTGTTGATTTTCTCGAATATGTGCCGGGCAAAAAAATTGCTGCGTTCTCACCCAAAGCGAGCGAAATCAACGAACGAAATTTTGTAGGACTCTCGACTCAATGGGGGCCGGTAATGATGACTCAGATTGCAGGATTAATCGCCCGCCGTATTGTTTGCAGACTCAAAAGGGGAGATATTCTCGAAGTCGGCCAGCGTTATGGAATGATAAAATTAGGTTCGAGGGTTGACGTATATTTACCTCGTGATACAGTATTGCGCATTAAAATCGGCGATAAAGTAAAAGCCGGATTAACTTGTATAGGAGTGAAAGCAGAATAATGAAAAACTTCTTACACATGAGACGGAGATTAGGCAGTATCAGGAAAGGCAGCAACATAGAATTTAAGCAGATTGCCCCGAACATGGTAACGAGCGGAAATTTATTATGCGGAATTTTCTCGATTATGCTTGTATTACATGGAAGATTAGTCCCGGCCGCGTGGATGATATTTTTTGCGGTATTATTTGACGGTTTTGACGGGAAAGTTGCGAGAATGCTGGGCGGTGGTTCACAGTTTGGACTCGAATTTGACAGTCTTGCTGATCTTGTAAGTTTCGGCGTTGCACCGGCGATATTAATTTATCAATCGTCAGTAAGGAGTCTTTATTTAGTCGGCTCTGTTACGGCGTGTTTCTTTGCGTTGTGTGTTGCGTTACGTCTTGCGAGATTCAATATTGTACATGTTCCCGGACCTTTTCAGGGGCTGCCGTGTCCTGCAGGCGGATTATTTGCGGCATCGTTTATAATTGCTGGCGTAAAATTGCCTTCGTGGGTTATGGCTGTAATGTTATTTTGCGTGGGATTATTAATGATTTCGAGCATTCCATACGCTAACATGAAGAAATTAACGAAGAAGACGGCTGACAAGAGAAAATGTTTTATGCTGCTGTCATTATTTGTGTTGTCGTTTGTATTCTTGAAGAGTTCTGCGCCGTTATTCTTATTTGCGTTATACATAGTGAGCGGCCTAATTAGATTTGACTGGGGCAGCTGGATATTAAGACCAGAGGCACGGGACGAGGCACTAAGCAAGCATTAAATTAAAATTTTTGTGCAGGTCAGCTCTTGAGGGGGTTGGCCTGTTTTATTTATGGGATAAAATTTCAGTGTCAAGTACCTCGTTTTTGTCATGAGCGTAAAAATTTTCTATAGGTCTTATTCCGTTATTATCAGCCATGCCCCGCGCGCGTTTTTGTATAAATTCCTGCTTGGATTTCGTGAAATAGTGATTAATTCGAATCTTATCAAAATTTACCGTTTTTGAAGTAGGGCCGTCTATTATTTCGCCATTTTCGTTGAGGGTATAGAAGCCTCTATAATAAATTACATAGTGAGTTGTAGAGTTTAAAACTTTCATTGGATCGCAAATTGTCTTGATTAAATGATTCGAGCCAAAGTCTTTCTCTGCACATCTTGTAAAATTTTTGAGGACTCCGCCTTCAGGTTTAGTCTCATGGCCATTAGAGCCGAATACAAGCCAGTTGACTCCGATTCCGCCGGCGTTTTTGTGTTGAGTCATGAAATCGTCTACAAATTCGTAAATAGTCTGCTTATTGTTGCGCACAAATAAAAACTCGTCAGCGTCAATTATGGCGAAATATTTAAATTCGTGCTTATGATTATAAATTGCGTGATTATATGCGTCAGTCTGTCTGATCTTACCTGAAATTTTCTGATAAGTAACGAGTCCGCGTGTGATAAATGGCTGTAAAGTCTCATATAAATTATCTGTGCTTTCATTGTCATAAATAAAAAAGTGTGAGACCCCCTGTTTGACGTGAAAATTTATCCATTCTGTAATATAATTGCGCCTCGTCCTTAGCGATTAAGACAATTGCGAGGCCTTCACGCTTTAAATCTTTTACGGGAAAGAAATATTTTATAATCATAAACGGTGTAACGAAAATTTTTATTATGCTGCGAATGAAATTATTTGCGCTGTAACTCCTGAAGTTAAACACTAATGGGCAGCCCTCGCCGGAAGTTAATATTAAATATTTTGTACGCTTTATGAAGTTAAATAGTCCTGGGGTGTGAACGCGTAAAAATTCTTTCATGATAAATTTATTGCTCCTCACCTGCTGAATTTAAATTTATTATACATTAAGTGTGCGATAAAATTTCAGTGTCAAGTACCTCGTTTCTGTCATGATCGTAAAAATTTTCTATGGGTCTTATTCCGCCGTTATATGCTCTGCCGCGCGCGCGTTTTTGCATAAATTCCTGCTTGGATTTCGTGAAATAGTGATTAATTCTTATTTTGTCAAAATTTACTGATTTTGTGAGAGAAAGATTAACAATTTGTCCGATTGGATTCCCGTTTTCGTCTAAATTGCGAAAATTTTTATAGTAAAGCAGTGTATGAGCATCGAATACGCTTAAAACTTTCATGGGGTCGCAAATGGTCTTTATGTAGTGATTTGAGCTAAAATCTTTCTCTGCGCACCTTGTAAAATTTTCGAGGACTCCGCCTTCAGGTTTTGACTCGTGGCCATTAGAGCCGAATACAAGCCAGTTGACTCCGATTCCGCCGGCGTTCGGGTGTTCATTCATGAAATTATCAATAAATTTATATAAACTTCCTGCTTGTGTATCACATGGAGTAAATAAGAACTCGTCAGCGTCGATTATTGCGAAATATTTAAATTTTGCCTGTAATTATAAATTGCGTGATTATATGCGTCAGTCTGTCTTCTTTTGCCGGAAATTGTATTATAAGTAACGAGTCCGCGCGTTATAAAATCTTGCAGGACTTCATATAAATTATCGCTGCTTTCGTTGTCATAAATGAAAAAATGCGAGGCTCCCTGCTTGACGTGAAAATTTATCCATTCCATAATGTATTGCGCCTCATTTTTTGCGATTAAGACAATTGCGAGTCCCTCACGCTTTAAATTTTTTACGGGAAAAAAGTATTTTATAATCATAAACGGGGTAACAAGAAATTTTATTATTTTCCTGAAAAATTTATTTGTGCTGTAATTCCTGAAGTTAAACACTAACGGGCAGCCCTCGCCGGAAAGCAAGATTAAATTTTTCACGTGCTTGATGAAATTAAATAGTCTCGGTGTGTGATTGCGTAAAAATTCCTTCATGTAAATTTTACTGCCTCCATGCTTAATTTGAAATTATTATACATTAAATGTGCGATAAAATTTCCGTGTCAGTAATTATATTGCATTTATGACCGCGAAAATCTGCTATGCTCCGTTGATCTACATCAGCCCGGCCGCGCGCTATTTTTTGCGTATATTCTTCCCTAGACTTATAAAAATAGTGATTGATTCTGATTTTATCAAATGATACTTTTCTCGTGAATGGGCCGTCAATGATTTCGCCGTTCTCGCTCAAATTGTGAAAGCCTCGACACTGCATCGGGAAATGTGGATTAATCCAACTAAAAATTTTCATAGGATCGCAAATTGTTTTGATATGATGATTCGCGTCAAAATCTTTCTGAACGCACATTATAAAATTTTTGAGGACTCCTCCGTCCGGTTTCGTATCATGGCCGTTAGAGCCGAATACAAGCCAGTTGACTCCGATTCCGCCCGCGTTAGGGTGTTCGCTCATGAACGAGTCAAGAAATTTGTATAGCCCCCCCCCCCCCCTGCGTATTATTACGTACAAATAAGAACTCATCAGCGTCAATCATTGCGAAATATTTAAATTTGCGCTTGTAATGATAGATTGCGTGATTATATGCGTCATTCTGTCTGATTTTGCCGGGAAATTTTTTATAGGTAACGAGTCCGCGCTTTATAAATGGCTGTAAAGTCTCATACAAATTATCTGTGCTTTCGTTGTCATAAATAAAGAAATGCGAGACTCCCTGTTTGACATGAAAATTAATCCATTCCGTAATATATTGCGCCTCATTTTTAGCGATTAAGGCTATTGCGAGTCCCTCACGCTTTAAATTTTTAACGGGCAAAAAGTATTTTATAATCATAAACGGAGTAACGAGAAATTTAATTATTTGCCTGATAAAATTATTTGCGCTGTAACTCCTGAAGTTAAATACTAACGGGCAGCCCTCTCCCGTCAATGAGATTAACTTCTTTGATAACTTGATGAAATTAAATAGTCTCTGTGTGCGATTGCGTAAAAATTCTTTCATGTCAATACATTTTACGGCTTGTAGATTCTCTTGTGCCGATCCTCCTTTTTCTTGTTGAGTTCATTTCTGTAAGCTCCCTCAAGTGCACGGACAATATCGCTCCAACGTTTTTGCCATGCCAGCTCGGCTTTGCTAAATTCTTCTAAATCCGGATGATCAACGGCGTTAATGTCTTTCGGTGAGCGGTAAATCGTGAAATTTTCGCCGTCAAACGATACTGACGAACCGTCGCTGAATGGGATATAGACTCTCATAATTTAGGGACTAACGGTAATTTTGCGCTCATTACAATTGCGTCCTCACCGTTTGAATAATAGCCGCGCCTGACCTGCTCGCTTATAAATGACATGTGCGAATATAAAGCTATTGCGGCCGCGTTTGATTTCCTGACTCTAAGCCTTAACCTGCGAAAATTCATGTAGACTGCGCAATCACTCACAGCGATTAATAATTGAGTGCCTATTCCCATGCGCTGAAAATCTTTATCGACTAATAACGCCATTAATTCGCCGATTCGATTATTACGCCCTAAGACCGCATAACCGAGTAAAGGAGCTTCCAATGTTGTCGCGAAAGCCCCTATATAAGTTGTCTCACTGTCTGAGTCTTTGCTCAAATCAGATTTTATTACGTCGTCCGGCCATGTCCACGAGAGCCGCGAATTTATGCGCAACACTCCGGGAATGTCGTTCAGAGTCAAGAAATCAATTTCAGGCACGTACAATAAATTACATTCCCCTGTTAATAGTTTGATTACGGTCTGCGCCGACTCCGATTAAAGTAACAGGAACATTTAAAGCCTGCTCGATATATTTTACGTATGCTTGAGCGTTTGAGGGCATTTCCTCAAATTTTTTGCACCACGTAATATCTTCAGTCCAGCCGGGCAAAATTTCGTAATTGGGCTTGAGTTCTGCGAGCGTTCTTGTATCTGTCGGCCAAGTAGTAATTTTCTCGCCGTTGAGATCGTAAGAGGTGCAGACTTTGATTCCTCCCATACCTGTTAAGACATCTAATTTTGTGAGTGCGATAACATTTGCGCCGTTAAGTTCCATAGAATATTTAAGCGCAGGAATATCGAGCCACCCGCAGCGTCTTGGCCTTCCTGTAGTTGCTCCGTATTCGCCGCCGTTAGTGCGCAATTTCTCGCCTTCTTCGCCGAAATCTTCTGTAGGGAACGGGCCTTCACCGACTCGACTCGTATAAGCCTTCACGACTGAAATAACGCGCGTTAAATCGTTAGGAGCTAATCCCGTGCCTGTAAATGCTCCTGCTGCTGAAGTTGACGAGCTTGTAACATATGGATATGTGCCGTGATCGATGTCAAGTAATGCAGCCTGCGCGCCTTCAAGTAAAATGTGCTGTCCCTCGTCCGCTGCTTTGCGTAATAATGCGCGTGTGTCGTCGACATAGGGTGCAAGAGCCTCTCCCCATTTTCTTGCTGGTTCGTAAATCTCGTCAAATGGAATCGGTTTCTGATTATATAATTTCGTGATTAATTGATTCTTCTCGTCAAGAATGTATGTCAATCTCTCGCGCAAAATATCAGGGTCAATTAAATCCTCGACTCTTAAGCCTGAACGCGAATATTTATCAACGTAGCAAGGTCCGATTCCGCGTCCTGTTGTGCCGATTTTGCGTCCTTTGCCGCGTGCTTCTTCCTGAAGTTTATCTAACAATTTATGATAAGGCATTACGACGTGTGCATGAGGGCTGATTGCGAGTCTTGCCCGGTCTTGTCCGCGCGCGTAAAGTTCTGAAGTCTCATTTAAAAATTGTTCGGGATCAATAACGAGTCCATTTCCGAGAACGCATAATTTTCCGGGATAAAGCATTCCCGACGGCAACAAGTGAAATACAATTTTCTGACCGTCAACAACGACTGTGTGTCCTGCATTTGCTCCGCCCTGATAACGCACAAAAACATCAACGTCAGAGCCGAGAATATCAACAACTTTTCCTTTGCCTTCGTCGCCCCACTGAGCGCCGACTAATAAATCTACATTCTTCAAATTATAGAAGCCTCCTTATTTTTTCCTGCCTGTGCTTGTGATTGTGCGCATAGACTTTTTTATTTCAGTAATTGCGCGCTGTAACTGTTCATCTTTTGTTATATCTCGATTCGGTTCGCCTTTTACCTCAATATCGGGCGATAATCCGACGTGATCTATTACTTTTCCTGAAGGAGTGTAATATCTCGCAATAGTAACGTAAACGCCGCTCCCGTCAGTTAATGGAAATAGAGTCTGCACGCTGCCTTTGCCAAAACTTTTTTGTCCGACTAATTTTGCGCGTCCTCTGTCATTGAGTGCCCCCGCAAGAATTTCCGATGCACTTGCGCTCCCCTCGTTGATTAAAACTATCATGGGCATATCAGTAATAAATAAACGCTTAATAACGCTGTATTGTTCATCGAATCTGTCTGAGCGTCCCTTTGTCTCAACTACAAGGCCATCACGAAGAAAGAAACTTGCGATTTTCACACTCGCGTCAAGAAGTCCCCCGCCGTTATTGCGTAAATCAAGAATTAAAGATTTTGCACCCTGCTTGATTAAATCTCTAAGTGCTGCCCTTGCTTCGTCGTCTGATTTCTGCTTAAATTGCGTCAACTTGAGATAGCCTATATCATCAGACAGCATTTGAGAACGGACACTCTTTAATTTAATTTCTTCGCGGGTAATCTCAAAGCTCAATAACTCCTCTTCGCCCTCACGTCTTACCCAGACAGTAACTTTTGTGCCTGGTTCGCCTCGCAGTTTCTGAACGACTTTATCAGATGTCCAGCCGATAACAACTTCGTCATTAACTTTTACGATTTGATCTTTGGGCTTGAGTCCGACTTTCTCAGCCGGCGAGTCTTCCATTGGACTAATAACTAAAATTTGGCCGTCCCTTTCTCCGACATACATTCCTAAACCGCCGTAATGTCCTTCAAGCTCAATTTCTTCATCTCTTAATTGTCTGGGCGATACAAAACGTGTATAAGGATCGTTCCACGCTTCGACCATTCCTTTAGCTGCACCGTGTAATAATTCATCGTCGGTAACGGGCTTTTTTTCTGCGTCGACCTGATAATTTTCTATTAACGAGCGAATCTGACGCAGCAACCATAACGAACGCACATTAAACGGCGAAATCCTGTTAAAATCTGCTTCGGAAAAATCTGCTGCCAAACTTTGAGAACTAATAATCAGCGCAAGAAACAAAGCAGCAAATATATAAAATTTTTTCGCGGATTTGTTCATAAATTAAATAATGCACCTGCCTTTATATGATAGCTAGAATTATACAGCATTCATCAATAAATTTTTATCTGCGCAAATAATTCATTGGATTCTGGGCAGAACCATTTTTGCGGACTTCAAAGTGTAAACCGAACTCCGAGTCAGTTCCGGAATTGCCTACACGCCCTATTACTGTGCCGGTTTTGACTGCTGCTCCCTCACGTACAGAAGTCCCGCTTAAATGCGCGTACACAGTCGTTAAGTCATGCCCGTGATCGATTATTACAACTTGGCCGAATCCACGCAGCCAGCCTTGATAAAGAACTTCGCCGGGCCCAGCAGCTTTTACGGGAGTGTTTGCCGACGCTTTTATGTCGATTCCGGAATTAAAAATTTTCGTCTTGAATGTCGGATGAATGCGCGAACCGTATTGCATTGTAACAGTTCCATTAACCGGCCATGCAAGAGCTGTAACAGGATTCGCCGGGATTCCTGAACCTTGAGCGGGTACAGTTTTTGCGGGTACACTTGCAGGACTCGGACTCGCAGGCTTTGAGGGCTTATTATTATTATTATTATTGCGTCGTGCCTGTGCTGCTTTCTTCTTTTGACTCATGAGAGCTGTAATTTTATTTCCGACTGCGCGTTGTGCTGACTCTAATTCTTTTGCGGCCTGTTCTGCTTTCTTCTGTTCATTCTGGACATTGCGTAAAAGCGAGTCAGTGCGCTTTATTGTCGTATCAAATTCATCACGTTTGCGCTTTAATTCGTCCGTCTGAGTCTGGATTCGTGATTTATTTGCTTCTAACTGCCGTCTTGCTGTGATTAATTCCTGCTCCTGCCTGCGTAAATTTTCGAGCATTGCAATATCCTGCGCTGTAAAACGCTTGAGCATATAAGCTGTATTCACTGCCTCATGAGGATTATCAGAATTAATTAATAAATTCAAGCTGCTTTCTTCAGGCATATATTTATACATGTCAGTAACACGCGCGCGCAAAGTGCTTATAATTACCTGCATTGATTTCTTGAGCTCATTAATTTTCTTGTTGAGGGCTGCTACAGAATTTTGGAGTCTCGAATTTTCGCGTTCAAGATTCTGCATACGAGTTTGCGAGTCATTAGCGTTCTGCCTGAGTCTTGAAAGCTGCGTTAAAAGATTCTTGGACTCCTGCGATTTTTTTCGCGCAATTGCGTTATATTGCTGTATTTTCCGCCTCATGTCAGCTTGAGTCTTCTGCTGCGATTTAATTTGACTGTCTATATTAGCGGCCATTGAAATATTTGCAACGATTAATAATCCCAAGAAAGCCGCAAAAAATTTCTTCATGATAAAAAATTTCTCCTCCTTCATTTCTTGAGATAGTCTAACGGGTTCTGAACGTAGCTCCCTTTTCTGACTTCAAAATGTAAATGATAGCCGGTTGTGTTGCCTGTGTTGCCGACTCTCGCGATAACTGCACCGGCCTTGACGACTTGTCCCTCTTTAACTAAACTTGACTCTAAATGAGCATAAAGAGTCGAGAAGTCCCGCCCGTGATCGAGAATTACAACTCGTCCATAACCTCTTAACCAGCCGTCAAATAACACTTCACCGGATGCAGCTGCTTTGACCGGAGTCCCCTTTGGTGAAGCAATATCGATTCCAGTGTGCAAAATTTTTCGCTTTAAAATCGGGTGGATTCTATAGCCATAAGGACTCGAAATTTTTCCGCGCACAGGCCAATCAAACATCGAACCGCGTCCCCGTCCGACAAGATAATCTGTACGCTGCGAGGCCTTTTTTTTGCGTAGGGCGACAATTAAATCTCCTGCTGCTTTCTGCGCCTGCTCTGCTTCCTTTGCTGCTTTCTCGGCCAATGCTTTTTTTCGCTGAATTGACCTGATAAACGAGTTTGTGTCCTTTATGCTTTGTTCGTATTTATCGCGCTGTTCTTTTGTTGCAACAGTTTTCTCAAGCAGTCTATTTTTCTGCTCGTCCATTATCTGCCGTGATAATTCGAGATTCTGAACACGTTCTTGAAGCTGAGACAAAATATCTTCGTCGCGCTGATTCACGAGTCCCAACAAATAAGCCATCTCGACGGCCTCTAAGACGCTGCGTGAAGCAAATAACATTCTCGTTGTGTCTGACTGGCGGTACTTGTACATGTCTAAGATTCTGCCCTTCATGATTTCTGAAAGCTCGTCAATTTTTGATTGATCCTCACTAATGACAGTCTCTAAGAACGCTATATTTTCCTCAATTTTTTTGCCCTGAAGCTCTAAGACCGTAAGCTCCTGCAATGCAATATTTTCATCCTGCTGAAGAGTATTAACACGAGTCAACAAGCCTTCTACTTGTGCGCCCATGTCTCGTATTTGTTTCTTGTAGGCCTGAATTTGTTTCGCTAATTCCTCGCGTTTTTTCTCTTCGGCGGCGATTTGAGAATCAATGTTACTGGCTCTTCTTGCGGCAGAATTTGCAATATTTACGGGCGCAAAAATTAATATCACTGCAAGAACAGCTAAAATTTTTCGTGTCATTCCGGCCTCGTTATAGAATTTATGAATCTAGCGACAACTAAATAACTGCAAACCCAGCCGAGAGTCGCTCCGAAACCTGCCAAGAGTCCGCAAAATCTCCAGATTATAACTTTGTCAGTTAATAGACTTGACTTCAATAACGGCATATTAGCTTGTATTAACTCCATTCCGGGAAAATATACGGCGATGATTCCTGCTGCTGCTGCTCCTGCACCGAGAAGAGATAATAACGTACCTTCAAGCACAAAAGGTGTCGCAATATATGCGCGTGTAGCTCCGACTAAATACATTATGCCGATTTCCTCACGCCTTGAATACAACGAAATATGAATCGTGTTATAGACTACTAAGGCCGTTATCACAACCGCAAGAATAAACATGATTAACGCCACTCTTGACGAAATGCGCGACAATGCAGAAATTCTCTTTACGACCATTCCAGCATAAACAACGTCTTCAACTTCGGGCATAGCTTTTAACGCGTCAACAAGCGGATCAATGTCTTCTGCTTTATTTACGTGAATCTCGAAATTATAAGGTATCGGATTATCGCCTAACATATCAAGCGCACGGGATTGACTGCCCATTTTTTCCTGTAATTTTGCAAGAGAGTCCGACGGTGAATAAATTTTCATTGAGTAAACATATTCGAGACTCTGAATCTTTCGTGCAATTTCTTCAATGTCAAGCGTACTGTCTTTGTGTAAATAGGCCTGTACAGCTAATTCACTTTCTAAGCGCGATAACAAATGCTCAAGATTCAACGAGAACAGAGTCGTAACTCCCAGAATCCAAAGCATGACTCCGGCCGTAATAAGCGTCAAGAGTCCTAACACCCAGTGATTCACTATAAGCCGGCGCATATCACGCAAAATATAACTAAATGCAGTCATTTAATAAGTGCCTCCCCTCTCATCGCGTATGAGTCTCCCCGAATCAAGCTCTAAAACTCTTTGACGCGAAGAATTTACGATACTTTGATTGTGAGTCGACATAACAACCGTAACGCCTGCTGCATTGATCGCAAATAAAATTTTCATGACCTCTGCTGCTGTGTGAAAATCTAAATTTCCGGTCGGTTCATCAGCAATAAATAACGAAGGCGAATTTGCAAGCGCGCGGGCAATTGCGACTCTCTGCTGTTCTCCTCCTGAGAGCTGGGCGGGCTTCATGTCTCTGCGTCTCCATAGTCCTACTTGGTTAATTACGTCCTTTGTTCTGTCTTCAACTAATCTTTTAGGCACGGACATAGCTTCCATGACGAACGCAATATTTTCATAAAC is a window from the Synergistaceae bacterium genome containing:
- a CDS encoding S41 family peptidase, whose protein sequence is MNKSAKKFYIFAALFLALIISSQSLAADFSEADFNRISPFNVRSLWLLRQIRSLIENYQVDAEKKPVTDDELLHGAAKGMVEAWNDPYTRFVSPRQLRDEEIELEGHYGGLGMYVGERDGQILVISPMEDSPAEKVGLKPKDQIVKVNDEVVIGWTSDKVVQKLRGEPGTKVTVWVRREGEEELLSFEITREEIKLKSVRSQMLSDDIGYLKLTQFKQKSDDEARAALRDLIKQGAKSLILDLRNNGGGLLDASVKIASFFLRDGLVVETKGRSDRFDEQYSVIKRLFITDMPMIVLINEGSASASEILAGALNDRGRAKLVGQKSFGKGSVQTLFPLTDGSGVYVTIARYYTPSGKVIDHVGLSPDIEVKGEPNRDITKDEQLQRAITEIKKSMRTITSTGRKK
- a CDS encoding ABC transporter permease translates to MTAFSYILRDMRRLIVNHWVLGLLTLITAGVMLWILGVTTLFSLNLEHLLSRLESELAVQAYLHKDSTLDIEEIARKIQSLEYVYSMKIYSPSDSLAKLQEKMGSQSRALDMLGDNPIPYNFEIHVNKAEDIDPLVDALKAMPEVEDVVYAGMVVKRISALSRISSRVALIMFILAVVITALVVYNTIHISLYSRREEIGIMYLVGATRAYIATPFVLEGTLLSLLGAGAAAAGIIAVYFPGMELIQANMPLLKSSLLTDKVIIWRFCGLLAGFGATLGWVCSYLVVARFINSITRPE
- a CDS encoding peptidoglycan DD-metalloendopeptidase family protein translates to MAANIDSQIKSQQKTQADMRRKIQQYNAIARKKSQESKNLLTQLSRLRQNANDSQTRMQNLERENSRLQNSVAALNKKINELKKSMQVIISTLRARVTDMYKYMPEESSLNLLINSDNPHEAVNTAYMLKRFTAQDIAMLENLRRQEQELITARRQLEANKSRIQTQTDELKRKRDEFDTTIKRTDSLLRNVQNEQKKAEQAAKELESAQRAVGNKITALMSQKKKAAQARRNNNNNNKPSKPASPSPASVPAKTVPAQGSGIPANPVTALAWPVNGTVTMQYGSRIHPTFKTKIFNSGIDIKASANTPVKAAGPGEVLYQGWLRGFGQVVIIDHGHDLTTVYAHLSGTSVREGAAVKTGTVIGRVGNSGTDSEFGLHFEVRKNGSAQNPMNYLRR
- a CDS encoding ATP-binding cassette domain-containing protein, encoding MNINFSGVTKIFEPDIVALSNVSFNIEQGEFVYIIGQTGSGKSTLLRLITRELLPTEGVAAVGGFDLRRMRKSDIPYYRRDVGLVAQDFKLIPSLTVYENIAFVMEAMSVPKRLVEDRTKDVINQVGLWRRRDMKPAQLSGGEQQRVAIARALANSPSLFIADEPTGNLDFHTAAEVMKILFAINAAGVTVVMSTHNQSIVNSSRQRVLELDSGRLIRDERGGTY
- a CDS encoding peptidoglycan DD-metalloendopeptidase family protein, which gives rise to MTRKILAVLAVILIFAPVNIANSAARRASNIDSQIAAEEKKREELAKQIQAYKKQIRDMGAQVEGLLTRVNTLQQDENIALQELTVLELQGKKIEENIAFLETVISEDQSKIDELSEIMKGRILDMYKYRQSDTTRMLFASRSVLEAVEMAYLLGLVNQRDEDILSQLQERVQNLELSRQIMDEQKNRLLEKTVATKEQRDKYEQSIKDTNSFIRSIQRKKALAEKAAKEAEQAQKAAGDLIVALRKKKASQRTDYLVGRGRGSMFDWPVRGKISSPYGYRIHPILKRKILHTGIDIASPKGTPVKAAASGEVLFDGWLRGYGRVVILDHGRDFSTLYAHLESSLVKEGQVVKAGAVIARVGNTGNTTGYHLHFEVRKGSYVQNPLDYLKK